The Geoalkalibacter sp. genome includes the window GGGGGCTGTCGATGTGGTAGAGCACGGCGTAGGCGGAATAGGTGAGGAAGCAAAGGTAATGCTCCGCATCAATAAAACGAAGGGCGAGGATCGCCTCCCTGGAGTTGAGGTCGGAGGGCGTCGGTATTAGACCTGTTTTATCGTACCACTTGTCAGGATCGTCACTTGTATCCTTTGTCCAAACTCCATGAAAAAGACTGGCTAGGCGATGAACTTCCTCACCGGTGTCGGTGCGCCAGACAAAACCAATCCCGTTTTCACTCCCGCCGACCACGTATTTGCCATCAGGGCTGAGTGTGGCGTTGGTTTTTACTGAATTTCCGGGCAGTTTGAAAAGTGGGCGCCCGGACGGCAATTCCCACAGAACAACTCCAGCGTAATTGCTAAAAATCTGCTCGGGGTTGACGGGTGACGTCTCCTGGATGGGCTTCTTATCGCGTGTATCAAGGCCGCTCCCGGCGGACAATAAAAGCTTCGCATCAGGTGACAGGGTGAGATTAATAACTCAACTTTCGCAGGCTAAAAAAATCGACAAGTTATTGTAATTATTAAACAAAAGCGCCATCAACTGTGGTAAAATTGGTTATCGCCAAACAACCAAAAATCCCTCAGGAGATGACGCTTTGGACCGTATTGTAGCAGA containing:
- a CDS encoding WD40 repeat domain-containing protein, with protein sequence MSAGSGLDTRDKKPIQETSPVNPEQIFSNYAGVVLWELPSGRPLFKLPGNSVKTNATLSPDGKYVVGGSENGIGFVWRTDTGEEVHRLASLFHGVWTKDTSDDPDKWYDKTGLIPTPSDLNSREAILALRFIDAEHYLCFLTYSAYAVLYHIDSPLPLKYLFLGRDPLPAVRDYHRNAAMDTAPEAGILVMGQQYEDGIIVYRYDAETQELEKVWVADP